One segment of Neisseria mucosa DNA contains the following:
- a CDS encoding thiol-activated cytolysin C-terminal domain-containing protein has protein sequence MDMMLFTNIVLIVLCIFTMLLVWSRNWKRKQAYFEKIKSNPENLKWVGQNLTGQEWKDWKAVSDRFGLPMLQAKQLIDFYKNSQR, from the coding sequence ATGGACATGATGTTGTTTACCAATATTGTATTGATTGTTTTATGTATTTTTACCATGTTGCTGGTGTGGTCGCGCAACTGGAAACGCAAGCAGGCTTATTTTGAGAAAATCAAAAGCAATCCGGAAAACCTCAAGTGGGTTGGGCAGAATCTGACCGGTCAGGAATGGAAGGATTGGAAAGCCGTGAGTGACCGTTTTGGGCTGCCCATGTTGCAGGCCAAGCAATTAATTGATTTTTATAAAAACAGTCAGCGTTAA